In the genome of Fulvivirga maritima, one region contains:
- a CDS encoding O-acetyl-ADP-ribose deacetylase: MEAGSNSHIDKRLEITQGDITQLEVDAIVNAANSSLLGGGGVDGAIHRAAGPELLQFNKTLHGCETGEAKLSPGFNLKAKYVISTVGPVWRGGNNNEDQLLANCYSNSLKLAKENDISSIAFPSISTGVYGFPFERAAKIALKTTQAYLSKNSSFGKIILITFSTDDYNTLTHLAKQKL, encoded by the coding sequence GTGGAAGCTGGTTCTAATTCACATATAGACAAAAGACTTGAAATCACTCAGGGAGACATTACTCAACTGGAGGTAGATGCCATTGTTAACGCTGCCAACTCATCATTATTAGGAGGTGGCGGCGTAGATGGAGCTATACACCGAGCTGCAGGCCCTGAGTTACTTCAATTTAACAAAACCCTTCATGGCTGTGAAACCGGAGAAGCCAAGCTAAGCCCCGGTTTTAACCTTAAGGCAAAATATGTTATCTCCACTGTTGGGCCAGTCTGGCGTGGTGGCAATAACAATGAAGACCAATTACTGGCCAACTGTTACTCAAACAGCCTTAAACTGGCCAAAGAGAATGATATTAGCAGCATAGCTTTTCCTTCTATTAGCACTGGCGTTTATGGCTTCCCTTTTGAGAGAGCCGCCAAGATAGCCCTAAAAACCACCCAGGCTTATTTATCCAAAAATTCTTCTTTCGGTAAAATTATACTCATCACTTTCAGCACTGATGATTATAACACTTTGACTCACCTGGCAAAGCAAAAGCTATGA
- a CDS encoding cytochrome B codes for MQILIHAHSGLRWLVLISILYAIINSIGKTKGTVPYTGKDKKAALFALIFTHIQLVVGVILYFISPKVIFSGSSMGEPALRFYLVEHSVMMVIAIALITIGYSKAKRLTDDGKKFKTILTFYAIGLLIMLISIPWPFRHLGGSWF; via the coding sequence ATGCAGATACTCATACACGCACACTCAGGACTTAGATGGCTGGTACTCATATCGATACTATATGCTATCATTAATTCAATAGGCAAAACAAAAGGCACTGTTCCTTATACAGGAAAAGATAAAAAAGCAGCCTTATTTGCCCTTATATTTACTCACATACAACTGGTAGTGGGTGTTATTCTTTACTTCATCAGCCCTAAAGTGATTTTTTCCGGATCTTCTATGGGTGAACCTGCTTTACGGTTTTACTTAGTAGAGCACAGTGTAATGATGGTCATAGCCATTGCGCTAATCACTATTGGATACAGTAAAGCAAAAAGACTTACTGATGACGGCAAAAAGTTTAAAACCATATTAACATTCTATGCCATTGGCCTGTTAATTATGCTCATATCTATTCCTTGGCCGTTTAGACATTTAGGTGGAAGCTGGTTCTAA